The Orcinus orca chromosome 20, mOrcOrc1.1, whole genome shotgun sequence region GCGCGGGCCGGGGCGGTGTGGGGCCGGGGTGGGGTCGAGACCGGACCGGGGTTGGACCTCTTTTCTCTCGTAAGTGTACTGTGGAACTTAAGATCGATAACTGAGCAAAACAGAAAGCTTTCGGGGTAAGAGGAACCCAAAACGGGAATATAAAGCGGTTTTTACGCTCTGGGCTGGCTAGATAGAATGCGGCATCATTTTTCCCCCAGGGGGCAGTGATCGGGGCTTCCAGCacaagaaaagttattttaaaactagGCCTGATTTACCTTGATCTTGGCCGGGTCTTGGCCGAATTGGGCCCGTGTGTCCTCAGCGGTGGGGAAGCACGCGGAAGGCAGCTGCGCGGCCAGGGGACGAAGAGAAGCCGAGGATTGGTCAAAATGGAGGGTACTTTCGCCCTGCCCAAAGCGCGGGTTGTTTCGGCCTCGTGGGAGTGCGTATTAGGGGTCTCCTGCAGCTGTGGGTATTTTAGCGCGAAATCTTTGCAGCGGGTCGAGAGAGCTCCTGCCTACAGGGCATGCAGGCGCGAgttgctcttttcctttctcctggggGTCGAGGAACTCTTTAAAGGTCTGCTGGTGCTGGAAACAGGATTGTAATGAAATGTTTACAGCACTGGGATATCCTTTGTCCTTAACGATCTGGAGGTCCTCAAGGACGGCAGCAGAAACTTAACTCTGACTTGGCCCAGTCTTCTTGGGTAACCAATTAGATATAAAGGAGGGGATGGCTCTGGAAGGGGTGTACCTGTGATGGGTCTATGGTTCCGGAAGGAAAACCACGTTTGGGGCCAGGCAAGTGGTAGAGTTctccgaacctgtgtccctgcatttaCGGCTCCTGGTATAGTTTGCCTTGTATTTTGTGTAATTCAGCTCATTTATCATAGTGTTCCTGAGGCAGATATTGGAGATTTGGAGGGTTTTGACCAAAGTCACATTGTCAGGAAGTCTGGTTTTAGATTCTGTAGCCTTTTACACCGGCTTCCAACAATCACAACATGTATAGGAAGCCCTTGGTAAAGAGTTGGGACTTTCACTCTTGACAAGAAGTTGAGGATTGGCGTTTGAGCAGTTCGCGGGAGGATGCAAATCTAGTCAGTACCAGAGCCAGCCAGGGCTTTTGACTACCCTTCCTAGTTTCATCTGCTCTGAACCTTCATGCTAGAAAAATATCTTTGAGACCAGGACAGAATCAGATTCTGTCGAGATTCTAAGGTTTGTATCCAGATCGCAGGTTCTTCTGCCTGGAGGATCAGTATTGCCAGTCTGGATTCAGATGGTAGCTCATTCGCTGACTGTCAGGCATAATCTGGGCATAAAGATTCTTGCCCTTCAAGCAGCTGAGATGTGAGGGGAGTCCTTGGGTATCTTACCCCACTCACTGAAATCCTGAGTCATTTGCTCTCTTGGCCTTCTCTGTATAGTGAGGCTTAGTTCCTAGTTCCTGTGTCTCTTACTTGGTTAGCAGGCACCCTGGGAGGTAGGTGAAATGATCAAGTAGGGAGGAATGATTGTTTGAGGTGGGGAGTCAAAGCTGTGGGTGCCTCTGAGCCCTCTCAACCTATCTCCAACAGGTCCTGGTTCTCGATGGCCGAGGCCATCTCCTGGGCCGTCTGGCGGCCATCGTGGCTAAGCAGGTGCTTCTGGGTAAGTCTGCCCCCTGCCCACAGCTTCCCCAGACATGAGCCTCGAGGTCAGTGATGAGCAAAAATCACCATCTTTCGTTTGAGTCTGACGACCATGAGATCAACCCCATGCACCGCTCTGAGACCTGCCAGGCTCCTCCCCTCCTAGGTTGGGGGCTCTGGGCTCTGTCAGACTAACAAATTGAACTTAAGCACGAGTCCAGCTCCGCCGATTGCTGCTCTGTGACACGGGGCAGGAGACTCCGTGCCTTCCTTGTTCATTGTGGTCGGTTTGAGACGGAAGGAGCCTCCTTTCTGGGTCCTTAGCAGTAATTGGGCCTGCTTCCTAACCTTTGACCTCCTTGATTGTCTCATTTTCCATTCCCTCTAGGTCGAAAGGTGGTGGTTGTGCGCTGTGAGGGCATCAACATTTCTGGCAATTTCTATAGAAACAAGTGTGAGTgagggcctgggaggagggctGGAGAGGGTGGACCTCTGTGGGGCTCACACTTCACGGGCTCCTAAGCAGTCCCACCAGTGGGGGGAGGTCCTAGTCTGAGTTCCCGAACACGCCCTCGGAAGAAAGGTTGTGTGCTGCGTTGGAAGGAGTTACCATCTGCCTGAGGACTCTTGAGGCCTcacacactctcccctcttgccAGTGAAGTACCTGGCATTCCTCCGCAAGCGGATGAACACCAACCCCTCCCGTGGCCCTTACCACTTCCGAGCCCCCAGCCGCATCTTCTGGCGGACAGTGCGAGGTGAGCTGGGCCTGAGGACCACAGGGGCTGATGGGGCGGGTGGCCGGTGATGAAGACTTTTCCCACTCTTGTTCGAGTTTCCCAACCATGAGATGACTCCACATGCACTACCATCTGAGGCCGCCTGCCTGCCCGGCCGCCTgcctgcccgcccgcccgcccagGTGGGGCAGCGGGGTCCTCGCATGCCCCGCTGAGCAGGTCTGTTGTCCTCTGCCCACAGGCATGCTGCCCCACAAGACCAAGCGAGGCCAGGCCGCTCTGGACCGCCTCAAGGTGTTTGATGGGATCCCGCCACCCTATGACAAGGTGAGCAAGACCCATCTCCCTCAGCAGCATCTTTGTGTCTGGCGTCCGTGATGTTCTGCAGTTACCTACATTGTTTGATCCTCGTGAAAACAGCACTGGCTGAGACGCCAGCCCCAGCCAGCCTTCTTCCCTGTCTGTCCCTCACTCCAGGTCTCTAAGTCCCTCTTCTTCTCTAACAGAAAAAGCGGATGGTGGTTCCTGCCGCCCTTAAGGTTGTGCGTCTGAAGCCTACACGGAAGGTGAGTTCCGGGGTCTGCTGAGTGATGCCTTGGGGTCCCAGGCTTCCTGGGGGGTGCACCTAGGGCCCTAAGACTGGCAGATGATGGTTTTTTCTCACGATGGTCTGCGGATGCCACCGTGGGCAGTGCCGATAATGCCAATGGCTCAGCTGATGCCAGGAGGAGCAGAGAGCCCTGCCAGGGGTAGCCGTGTCTCTTGAGCATGGGCTTGCTGAAAAGTTGTATGGCTAGACTGGGATCCTCTAGGACCGGATGTCAGCTCCCTTCCCCTAGTCACCCTGGCCTCGTCTTCTTACAGCTTcgtttctccctctccccccccagTTTGCCTACCTAGGGCGCCTGGCTCATGAGGTTGGCTGGAAGTACCAGGCAGTAACGGCTACActggaggagaagagaaaggagaaggccaAGATCCACTACCGAAAAAAGAAGCAGCTCATGGTGAGGGTGGGGCTGTGGCTGGAGGGGCACCACGTTTTCTGGGGCAGGGTCTGGGAGCTGATTACTCTTaacttgggtcttagttgtgcccTCAGAAGGCTCTGCCTAAGGCCCAGTGTGGGTGGCCCCCTGGGATAAGGGCAGTCCTAGGGAGCAGCCACTAACCACCACCTGTCACCTTGACCCCACAGAGGCTACGGAAGCAGGCCGAAAAGAACATAGAGAAGAAAATCGACCGATTCACAGAGGTCCTCAAGACCCATGGATTCTTAGTCTGAGCCCAATAAAATTGACTGTTTCTTCTTCATGCTTGGCCTGGCCTGCCCTTCCTCCATCGCCACCCTAGGATGTGGGGGACCCCAGGGGCTGCCATTCCAGGTGCCACAGGCAGCCTGGGGCTTAGAAGACTGGGTATAGCAAAGGCGCCTTAGCCACTGCTGTTTAAGAAAGGCCTTTTTAAAAGCGTAGACATTTGTAAGGGCTGTGCAGGCAGAATTTGCCTGTGACCTATTCATTCATGAGAGTTTTAGGACATGGACAGTTCGAACAACCAGTGCTGTTGCAATACTGGCAAAAGTGAGTTGGAAGACCTAATTGGAAGGGCCACTCACATCGCTTACAGGGAGTCTGTTTAAGCTTCCCACATGGTCAGGTACTATACTCTGCAGCTGTTAGGATGTGAGAGAATGCTTGGGCAGCACGAGTCTGGGGTTCTAAAAGGtgtttatggggcttccctggtggcgcagaggttgagagtctgcctgccgatgcaggggacacgggttcgtgccccaggctgggcccgtgagccatggccgctgagcctgcacgtctggagcctgtgctccacaacaggagaggccacaacagtgagaggcccgtgtaccgccaaaaaaaaaaaaaaaaaacttctaaaaggTGTTATGGAAGGGAAGTACGGCCTAAGGGGTCACAGGCATTGCCCTTGTGTCTTCCCTATATTTTGTGATCCAaaactaataaattatttttaaagaagtttggCGTCTTTGCAGTGTGTGTCTGCCATAgaggcaggcccaggggagcagggcCCTCGGCGGATGGGAGGCTTTGAAGAATAAAACTGGCTGTGCTCTTTCTGCAGATGATGGATTAGAAACTGCCTTTCGTGGAGGAGTTGGCCTTTGTAGAGACTGACATGCCAAGGAATTTGAGGTGCCTATGAGATTGGTATTTACGACCTGTAGAGCCTGGTGTTGCCCAGTTTGCATAAAGTTGTCTTCCCTAATTCAGCTGCAAAGTATGGAATTGCCACCATTCTCTAAAACTGGTTCCTCACTGTGGGGCATGTGGTCTCTTCCAGTCTGCCACGCCAGGCCACGCTTAatgtgaagaaatggacaagaaaAACACTTTGTAAATGGTGGTTAGGCATTAGAGAAAGTGGGATTTGAAAGCTCTTGGTGCTTTGTAAGATTAAAACTAGGCTGGTTAGATCTGCCAGGGTGAGTCCCTGAAAGGGTAAACATTAGGGTACCCAGCCCTGGACAGTCACCCTTGGTCACCTCTCAATACTTGACCCAGGTGGGCCCCCATCCCCATCTTACTGATGAGAGTTATATGCAGTCAGCAGTGTCAGCCAGGATGACACTCAGGGGTCTGGTGTGACGAAGGTATGCACATCTGTACTGGGAAGAAAGCTAGATTTGTGCTGCCCTTGGGACTGGTAGGCAATACTTGCTAGTTGGTTCACGGGGCAGATCATAACTTGGTGCACTGTGCCGTTCTCTCttgcttaatctccaaaatgtctAATATACCACAGTGGCTTAAATTTTCTCTAAGAAAATCAGTTTGCAAGTGGGTGCCCTACCCCTCCTGGGGCTCCTGCTCACCAGCAGAGCTGCCTACAGAAGCAACTGAAAACCAGAGTTTAAGTCTTAAGTTTAACAGGACTGCATGTAAAAGCACAATATAATCCCCTGGAAACCACAATCCCTTATATTtggcttaaaaatgtaaaacttgccACTTCTAAAAGACACCCACCATTAAAGAGATGAAGACAGGTCAGACTGGGAGAAGTTATTTGCATATCATCTCTTGCAGGACTTGAATGccaaatatatagaaaaactCTTTAAAACTCAGTAACAGATAACCAAATAAAACCGGCCAAAACATGAAAACacgtttcaccaaagaagatacacaaatgccaataaatacatgagaagatgctcctCATTCCTCAGAATGCAAATGAAATCTCCAGGCATAACCTTAATCATTCCTGCGGAACAAGTACAGGGAATCAGAACCTCTGGGCCAACAGAATGAACGTTTCCAAAGCTCCAGTTCCATCTTGCCCAACTGCCCACAACCAAAGCACCCTCCAACAGAACGTGACGTGCCAGTCCCAGGTCAGCCTCATCTCCTGGTCTGTGGGTGGGGTGCAAGGATAACGTCTtgttttaatagacatttctgtGCTCACTGGGGAGGGCGAGGGTCTCCAGGTCTCCTAGCTTTTGGATTTCTGTTGTGAAATGGTAGTAAATGTCTGAAATCTGGCAGAGACAGGGAAATACGCCCTCAAGTGGTAACTAGAGTTGGCTGAAGTTTCTTATTGGGCACCAAAGCTGTTCACACTGCAGTTCAAAAAAATCGATGTGGTGGGTTGTAAGTAGCCTTAAAATGATAATgaaattgaggggcttccctggtggtccagcggttaagactccacgctcccaatgcagggggccgggttcgatccctggtcagggaactagattgcgcatgccgcaactaaaaagagaaagatcctgcatgtcacaactaagacctggccaagccaaataaataataatttaaataatagtgATGGTAATGAAActgaatagaaatgaaaaggaaaaaaatcagtgtattacagaaaggaaaggagagaggtaaaagacttaaaaattagaaaagaggcagagagaaaggcagaagagggtgagagagaggtgtgtgtgtttggtcaCAATGCAAAATGCATTTCCTACTGTGGGCTGTGATCAAAAATGTCTAGGAAGCTAAGGACCTAAATATCTCCAGTTTGCCCTCACCCCTTCAGAGTGAagcagtatttcttttctttactctTCCCTTATCAAAATCTCACCAGCTGCTCTGAGTAATTTGCAAAATATTGAGCATTTAAGACACCAGACAGGAAATCATACCTAATCTCACCACCTGGAGATGTAAACCACCAGAGCAATATCATGCATTTCCTTCCAGGCTTTTTTCTAAGTTAGAAACTTTTATGCAGACTTTTATAGGTAACTTTTGTACATAGTTTAGCACACATTGTAGACAGCAACTCCgggtcctgcttttttttttttttttaactaaatatcATAAATTCTTTCTAAGTCATTCAAAAACTCCAGAACttactttttcttcaaaaaataaattataaagctaCTACAAGGTCACTGGGGGGAAGACATAGCAGGTTCTAAAATGAAAAGTCCCTCAATGCTACCCCAGAGGGACTGAAACAATGAtaattaaaaatgtatcattcatcacctatatgtggaatctaaaatatgacacagatgaacttatgaaacagaaacagactcacagatatagagaacaaatgtggtTGCTAtgcggggctgggggggagggatagattgggagtttgggattagcagatgccaacTATTACATATATAGCCTGGGaaagcaaggtcctactgtgtagcacagggaactatattcaatatcctgtgataaaccataatggaaaagaatgaaaatgtatatatatgtataaccgaatcactttgctgtacagcagaaattaacaacattgtaaatcaactatacttccataaaataaattttaaaaaatgttcaaaattcaCAAAGCTATTAAGTGTAAacgaaatttaaataattaaacttCAAATGATTTTTTGTAAGTTTGTAGCATTTATATTTCTGAAGTTATTACAACTTAAAAGAcatcatatatattacatatacatatatatgcaaccaGCCTTCGCTGTCTagaagggcattttttttttttttttttttgcggtacgcgggcctctcactgttgtggcatctcccgccgtggagcacaggctctggatgcgcagtctcagtggccatggcccacaggcccagccgctccgcggcatgtgggatcttcccagactggggcacgaacctgtgtcccctgcatcggcaggcagactcaaccactgtgccaccagggaagccctataagggcattttttatgttgataaaaaatattctaaatcttCGCTGTTCAATATGcaagccactagccacatgtgattACTGAGCATTTGCAATAGGAATAGAATGAGtgaaaaattgaattttaaatgttattcaatttaaataaccacatgtAACTAATGGCTGTTACTGGACAATGTAGTCTATAATACCTAAAAAGATAAGCCACAACTATATCATgtaataagctttaaaaaatgcattaaacaacaaggacctactgtatagtacagggaactgtattcaatatcctgtgataaaccataatggaaaagaatatgaaaaagaaatatatatgtaaaaacaatGCAGTCGTCCTATAGATTGTCCATAAACATTTGAATAAATGGGTCATGCCGTGCCTCTTGTTCTGCACTTTGCTTTGTCCACATACAAATTCAACAGAGGGTAGAATATTTTGGAAGACACATTGGCAGATGATAACAGGGTGACAGCAATTGCTTCTGCAGAGGGAAACTGGGTGCACGTGTCCGGGGAGAACAGTGAGGGAAAGAGTCATCTTTCACAATTTACTTTGTACTTTTAGAATTTTGTACCATGTGCATGAAATCCCTATTCAGAAGTCATCGcaaatttaaagattaaaaagtgAAACGTGTCTGGCAGCGTTTTCATTTCCGGATTGGTTGACTTACCTCATGTTTATTACGTGCTTGCAGAATGGTCCACGATCAAGCTATGCCAGGATTTACCCATCTGCCTATAAGTGGACATTTTGGTTTATCTAATTCTCCATTCATTTGGTCAGTTATTCAACAAGGAcaaactgagcacctactatgtgacaaTCACCAGAAGCCCTGGAGAACAAGGGCAACGAAAATTCCTGCCCTCATTTTAGTGAGGAAGAGGAAACAAAGGATAAATAAGAAAGCATGAAAGGGGAGGGGGCAaggggagtttggaattaacatatgcacactacataaaataggtaaatgactaggtcctacagtatagcacaggcaactatactcaatatcttgtaataacataatggaaaagaatctgaaaaagaatatatatacatttatatgtataactaaatcactttgctgtacacctgaagctaacacattgtaaatcaactgtacttcaatttttttttaaattggagaaaaatcaaaagaatagtaTTTTGTGACCTGTGTAGAAGTTTGTTGGGAGCACACATTTTATGTTCTAAATGCAATGCTTAAAAAAGTCTttactagggaattccctggttgtccagtggttaggactctgtgcttccactgccatGGGAACTAAGATgacacaagctgcatggtgtggccaaaaaaaaaaaaaaaagtctttgctaGACTCATaagtgaaaaagacaaaactcATGTCTTCTTCTAGTACATTTATGGTTTCATTCCCCAAACCCACCTAAATTTTATCCTTACACATCAGAAATTTACTTTGGCATACAGTAGGTGGTAGagatccaactttatttttttttcagatggttGCACACTTGTCCTAACACGAAATCACTGAATATTCTGTACATTCCCCaaaggttttattatttatttattgtgataggtaagaagtggatttatttagagagaaccACACTCTGTGGAGTTAAGAGCGCTGGGAAATTTTAGACCAAGACTTAACTAAGGAAAGAGGCATAAGACACCTATCCGTGCCAAGGTCTGGAGTTTGAAATCTCCCAACAAGGTGCAAGTCAGTTAGAGTGTGGACAGCTGTCAGGGTTGGTTTGAGACACCGGGTTCTTGCCACCACTGCCCAGAAGGGGGCCGGGTACCAAATAGGTGCTCATTAAGTGTGAAGTGACTGTAAAAAGGACTCAAAGCTTCCTTCTTTAAAGGTTAGTGACTAAGAAcgctggagccagactgcccaggttcaattccCACCTCTGCCTCTCATTTTCTGCGAAACCTGGAGCAActaatgcctcagtttccccatctgcaaaatgggaatagtaaccgAACCATCCTTAGATTGTTAGCACAATGCCAGGCACATGGCAACTGCTCTGTTAGATTTTGCTTgacaagaatttaaaaaacaataaattagtATTCAGTTATAGACGTGCACTGACAAACGCAGCAGATACTAGCCCCATGtagctatttatatttaaatcGAATAAAATTAAAGGTagggcctttctcaccttctgggatggcccacactctgtggaatatgtttctctctaaataaatccacttcttacctaaaaaaaaaaaaaagttaaaaattcaggTCCTCAGTCGCACGCACCCCACTTCCAGTGCCAGTGACTACTGTGTTGGACAGCGCAGacacagaacatttcatcacAGCGGAAACTACTATTAGACAGCGCTGTTACAATCAGCAGaaggcctttttatttttttaatttaatttaattttttcacgAAACCATTGTCTGGGGATGAAATGGCCCATAGAGGAAAACAACGTTCACTAAACTGCACAAAACTCGTGGGTAGTGCCCGCTCCTCACAAAGATGGCGGCGCCGCAGAGCATGCATGCTCCTAAGACTTTCCGGTCTCCGGTCCTGCAAAAAGATGGCCGCCGCCACAGCCCGTTTAAACCCTGAGCGGACACAGCCACACTGTCCCCAAACCCCACGTGGTCCCACTCCCCGCAGAAACAAGGCCGCCTCCCGCCAACTCTCGCGATAACAAGGCTGGCCACTCTTTCCCACCGTGACCTACCGCGACGGCGCGCAAAGATGGCCAAAGAGTCTCGCGAGACAGTGTCTGTCGCTTCCCGCCCCTCTGCCATGAACGTCATGGCAGCGTCCGTGCGGTCTCCGAATCGCGTGCTTGGGTAGGGCAGTCCGTCAATCAGAGTCTCGCCAAGGCTCCGCCTCAAATCGGGTTACCCTGCCCCTTTTTCGTCACTTCCTCTCTAGCTTCTGTGCAATCGATAAGGAAACCGGGACGCCGTTGCGGCTTTCCTTTTTTCAGGCGGCCGGGAAGATGGCGGACATTCAGGTTCGGGCTCGGGGCTGACGCAGACCTAGCGGGGCCCGGGCTTCAGGGGCGTGTCCTGGAGAGCGGGAGTCCGCGCCCCAGTTTGGGGGTTAATTCTGGGCGTCCTCGATTTCCCAGGGAAATTCGGGCAGAGGGCGCGTGTCTTGGCGTTAATCTCGATTGGCGCCTCCTAAATCTTAGGAACTCCGCATTTAGGGTGTAATTAAGCCTCAAGCTTTTTAGgagttatcttttttaaaactcaagGTTTACAGAGTGTTTTTCTGGAGGCCTTAGGCTGTAGGGTTAATCCTGTGAGAACTGAGTCCTAAGGGCTACTCCAGGGAGCCCATCGTTTTGGTATTTAATTTTGGAGCCACATGTAATTAATAAGGAGTGACTCCTGTGTAGGTATCTTTGTGTCTTGGAGAATAATTCTTGCTGAAGGGTGTCCAGGGTGTTAGAGGGATGGTTCTGTATCTTTGGGTTTTAAGGGGTGAATTCTGCAGGCGGTGGAAGGTGTTTTAGACCGTAAATACCGACGTAACCCCGGGTTTAGAGTTGAGTCTGGGTTAGGGGTAAATTTGGGTGAGTGCAGCGTTTGGGGAGTTAAATACTGCAGAGGATGAGATCTGGGGGGTTTGTGAAGCTTTCCAGACCAGGTTGCTGCCTGCTGCAAGCTTACCAGCTTCCACCTCATCCCTGTAGACTGAGCGTGCGTACCAAAAGCAGCCGACCATCTTTCAAAATAAGAAGAGGGTTCTGCTTGGAGAAACTGGCAAGGAGAAGCTCCCGCGATACTACAAGAACATTGGTTTGGGCTTCAAGACACCGAAGGAGGTACGGGGACcctcagaagaaagaagaagatccCTGTTTCCCTGCACGTGTGCCCAAACTGAGTTGCCCTATCCGCATCTGAGTGGCTGTTGCTGGGGCTGCTGGGAAACGTAGTTTTGTGTCTACAGGGAGGCCACACCCCTGTTCTTTTCAGGAACTACCATTTAGGGCTCGCTAATCCTCCTTATCCCTTCAGGCCATCGAGGGCACCTACATCGACAAGAAATGCCCTTTTACTGGTAATGTCTCCATCCGAGGGCGAATCCTGTCTGGTAAGTGAGGACCTCTGGGGGCTTGGGTTCAGATTCccgggtctgagggaggaggggctggggacgCTGAGACCCCGGGGTCCTGGGTGAGGAAGGGGTTGGCAGACTCCTGGTTATGGCGGGCACTGGCAGATGATGTCTGTTATTTTCACGATGGTCTTCAGATGCCCACCGCAGGCACTGCTGAGAAAGCAGTTGGCACAGCTGATGCCAGGAGCAGGGCTTCTTGGGAACCCTGCTCAGCGGCCCCCGATTCCCAGCATGCCCTGGGCTGCCCATGGCTCCCTTCCGTATGGGGCCTGACCCGGGATCTGCCCTTTCCCCCCAGGTGTGGTGACCAAAATGAAGATGCAGAGGACCATTGTCATCCGCCGAGACTACCTGCACTACATCCGGAAGTACAACCGCTTCGAGAAGCGCCACAAGAACATGTCTGTGCACCTTTCCCCCTGCTTCAGGTGAGCACGGTGGCCCCAGGTAGCCCCGCTGAGCTGCCCTCCCAGGCAGAGAGGAGGAGGTGGGCTGCACAAGAATCTGGGTGGCTTGGGATGTGCTTTGGCCGTTAACAGGACGCCCTGGCTGCCGTGTGAAGGTAGTCAGCtgttgggggcgggggcggtTAGTGAGGGGACCCTGTATCACCATGTTTGGGAGCCTCCCGTTCTCTGCAAAATGGAGGTGCTAGTTGGAGGTCTTCTGTCCTGGAAGGGTAGGAGCATTCTCTGCATGGCATTGAGCTTGGCGCCTTTCATAGTTATTGCTCATTAAATAACGACAGGGCGGCGTGCAGTGCAGATGGAACTGGAAATAGCAGCTTGGTTGGGGTTTGGAGGAGCCAAAGGTGACAGGTCTCCACCTGGAGACAGTCAGGCACCTTTAGGGCCTGCTTGGGGCAGAGTCCCTCTGACATGGTGCTGCTCACCCCCACAGGGACGTCCAGATTGGTGACATTGTCACAGTGGGCGAGTGCCGGCCCCTGAGCAAGACGGTGCGCTTCAACGTGCTCAAGGTCACCAAGGCTGCCGGCACCAAGAAGCAGTTCCAGAAGTTCTGAGACCAGacccctgcccactgccccaaacaaaataaaagttattttcccAGTCACGGGCCAGGTTCCGTA contains the following coding sequences:
- the RPL13A gene encoding 60S ribosomal protein L13a is translated as MAEGQVLVLDGRGHLLGRLAAIVAKQVLLGRKVVVVRCEGINISGNFYRNKLKYLAFLRKRMNTNPSRGPYHFRAPSRIFWRTVRGMLPHKTKRGQAALDRLKVFDGIPPPYDKKKRMVVPAALKVVRLKPTRKFAYLGRLAHEVGWKYQAVTATLEEKRKEKAKIHYRKKKQLMRLRKQAEKNIEKKIDRFTEVLKTHGFLV
- the RPS11 gene encoding 40S ribosomal protein S11, with translation MADIQTERAYQKQPTIFQNKKRVLLGETGKEKLPRYYKNIGLGFKTPKEAIEGTYIDKKCPFTGNVSIRGRILSGVVTKMKMQRTIVIRRDYLHYIRKYNRFEKRHKNMSVHLSPCFRDVQIGDIVTVGECRPLSKTVRFNVLKVTKAAGTKKQFQKF